A stretch of the Coprobacillus cateniformis genome encodes the following:
- the accD gene encoding acetyl-CoA carboxylase, carboxyltransferase subunit beta, translating to MDQLFKKRNQELKEFSAWLKRHKPKEKKEVPDNIFKQCDACHESLPYFSLVENDYVCPKCGHHMKISARQRIRDLVDDGSWREYFEKDTSSNIENFPGYDQKLHKAKMTTGMNEAVIVGIGQIDSQKVVLCIMDSHFMMGSMGKVVGEKICKGVELAARKKLPLIISCTSGGARMQEGIDSLMQMAKVSSALKRFSNLGGFYITLLTHPTTGGVSASFAMLGDIIISEPNALIGFAGKRVIQDTLKQELPEGFQTAEFLLEKGFLDMIVERKDLKKVFSDLLRMHGGKL from the coding sequence ATGGATCAATTGTTTAAAAAGAGAAACCAAGAATTAAAAGAATTTTCAGCTTGGTTAAAGAGACACAAACCCAAAGAGAAAAAAGAGGTCCCAGATAATATCTTTAAACAATGTGATGCCTGTCATGAATCACTTCCTTATTTCTCACTAGTAGAGAATGATTATGTTTGTCCAAAATGTGGTCATCATATGAAAATTAGTGCAAGACAAAGAATTAGAGACCTAGTAGATGATGGAAGTTGGCGAGAATATTTTGAAAAAGACACATCATCCAATATAGAAAATTTTCCTGGCTATGATCAAAAACTGCATAAAGCAAAGATGACAACGGGTATGAATGAAGCTGTTATTGTAGGGATTGGTCAAATAGACAGTCAAAAAGTTGTCCTATGTATCATGGATTCTCATTTTATGATGGGGAGCATGGGCAAAGTTGTTGGTGAAAAGATTTGTAAAGGTGTTGAATTGGCAGCTAGAAAAAAATTACCACTGATTATTAGTTGTACAAGCGGTGGAGCACGTATGCAAGAAGGTATAGATTCATTGATGCAAATGGCAAAAGTCAGCAGTGCATTAAAACGATTTTCAAATCTCGGAGGTTTTTATATCACTTTGTTAACCCATCCGACAACAGGTGGCGTGAGTGCGAGTTTTGCAATGCTTGGAGATATTATTATTTCAGAGCCAAATGCTTTAATTGGTTTTGCAGGAAAACGTGTGATTCAAGATACTTTAAAACAAGAATTGCCTGAAGGATTCCAAACTGCAGAGTTTCTGTTAGAAAAAGGTTTTTTAGATATGATTGTTGAAAGAAAAGATTTAAAGAAAGTATTCTCTGACTTGTTGAGAATGCATGGAGGGAAGTTATGA
- a CDS encoding acetyl-CoA carboxylase carboxyltransferase subunit alpha — protein sequence MSLIDNERKIKELQAHLITLEAGEEYDLLTNEIDELIKATYDNLTAWDRVCLARHPSRPKASDFIEGLFHDFYELHGDRYYGDDQAIIGGIGYFHDMPVTVIAQAKGKTLQENLDRNFGMCNPEGYRKALRLAKQAEKFHRPIITFVDTAGAYPGIEAEERGQAQAIAECLYTFSDIKTPVICVVLSEGGSGGALALSVADRICMLENAVYSVLSPEGFASILWKDETRSQEAAEVMKLTSYDLYHKGIVDYLVKEPTGGMQNDLKLVLHDLDRYLWDEFKRLKTMKEKDMLEKRYEKFRQMGRMS from the coding sequence ATGAGCCTCATAGATAACGAAAGAAAAATAAAAGAACTCCAAGCTCATTTAATCACATTAGAGGCTGGAGAAGAATATGATTTACTTACAAATGAAATTGATGAATTGATAAAAGCAACTTATGATAATCTCACAGCTTGGGATCGTGTTTGTCTTGCAAGACATCCCTCACGACCAAAAGCGAGTGATTTTATTGAAGGACTGTTCCATGATTTTTATGAGTTGCATGGTGATCGTTATTATGGAGATGATCAGGCTATTATTGGTGGTATCGGTTATTTCCATGATATGCCTGTAACTGTTATTGCTCAAGCTAAAGGTAAAACTTTACAAGAAAATTTAGATAGAAATTTTGGGATGTGTAATCCAGAAGGATATCGTAAAGCTTTACGTTTAGCAAAACAGGCAGAAAAATTTCATCGACCTATTATTACTTTTGTTGATACAGCAGGAGCCTATCCAGGAATTGAAGCGGAAGAGCGTGGACAGGCGCAAGCCATTGCAGAATGTTTATATACTTTTTCTGATATAAAAACACCAGTTATTTGTGTTGTGCTTTCAGAAGGTGGCAGTGGAGGAGCATTGGCACTCAGTGTTGCTGATCGCATTTGTATGTTAGAAAATGCAGTTTATTCTGTTCTCTCACCAGAAGGTTTTGCCAGTATCTTATGGAAAGATGAAACGCGTTCTCAAGAAGCTGCTGAAGTCATGAAATTAACATCTTATGACTTATATCATAAAGGTATTGTTGATTATTTAGTGAAAGAGCCAACTGGTGGAATGCAAAATGATCTCAAACTTGTTCTCCATGATTTAGATCGCTATTTATGGGATGAATTCAAAAGATTAAAAACGATGAAAGAAAAAGATATGTTAGAAAAACGTTATGAGAAATTTCGTCAGATGGGAAGAATGTCATGA
- a CDS encoding beta-ketoacyl-ACP synthase III, whose translation MNRIKILGSGLARGSQKVTNFDLEKRVETNDEWIVQRTGITSRYISETENTSDLAVRASLHAIENAGLQKEDIQVIIVATMTPDSMTPSTACLVQAKLGLNDYPILAFDLNAACSGFLYAFQLACDLLNRYEHILVIGSETLSKIINWDDRSTCVLFGDGAGAMIVTKGQSQLYHYANSEGDLDGVLKTEGLPLVHHLQNQLPTVGFLTMQGNDVFRFAVRVLKESIENVLEQAHLTIEDIDLIIPHQANYRIINHVAKRMKIDISKFYMNLQDYGNTSAASIPIAYAEACEKGLMKDCKRVILVGFGSGLTYGATLIDQVGGEDCVK comes from the coding sequence ATGAATCGTATCAAAATATTAGGAAGTGGTTTGGCTAGAGGGAGTCAGAAAGTAACAAACTTTGATTTAGAAAAAAGAGTCGAAACAAACGATGAATGGATTGTTCAAAGAACAGGAATAACAAGTCGTTATATAAGTGAAACTGAAAATACCAGTGATTTAGCTGTCCGTGCATCATTGCATGCTATTGAGAATGCTGGTCTTCAAAAAGAAGATATCCAAGTCATTATTGTTGCAACAATGACACCTGATAGTATGACACCATCAACAGCTTGTTTGGTTCAAGCAAAACTAGGTTTAAATGATTATCCAATATTGGCATTTGACTTGAATGCAGCATGCAGTGGTTTCTTATATGCTTTTCAATTAGCTTGCGATTTGTTAAATCGTTATGAGCATATTTTGGTGATTGGAAGTGAAACTTTAAGTAAGATTATCAATTGGGATGATCGTAGTACTTGTGTTTTATTTGGAGATGGAGCTGGTGCAATGATTGTGACGAAAGGACAGTCACAATTATATCATTATGCCAATAGTGAAGGAGATTTAGATGGTGTTTTAAAAACTGAGGGTCTTCCTCTGGTTCATCATTTACAAAATCAGTTACCAACGGTTGGTTTTTTAACAATGCAAGGAAATGATGTTTTTAGATTTGCTGTGAGAGTTTTAAAAGAGTCCATTGAAAATGTCCTTGAGCAAGCACATTTAACAATTGAAGATATAGACTTGATTATTCCTCATCAAGCCAATTATCGTATTATTAATCATGTTGCAAAAAGAATGAAGATTGATATTTCTAAATTCTATATGAATTTACAAGATTATGGAAATACATCAGCAGCAAGTATTCCTATTGCTTATGCAGAAGCCTGTGAAAAAGGATTGATGAAAGATTGTAAGCGAGTTATCTTGGTAGGATTTGGATCTGGTTTAACTTATGGAGCAACATTGATTGATCAAGTAGGAGGAGAAGATTGTGTTAAATAA